Proteins encoded in a region of the Vicia villosa cultivar HV-30 ecotype Madison, WI linkage group LG5, Vvil1.0, whole genome shotgun sequence genome:
- the LOC131606560 gene encoding cytochrome P450 72A15-like, which yields METIEILLSSLSLKPAKVALITVITTILIWFFWSALDWIWLTPKRIEKRLKQQGLKGNSYRLMVGDIRDMVKMIKEAKSKPMDPYSNDIAPRVLPFVVHTIAKYGKSSFMWLGPRPRVFIMDPDKIKEMTTKVYDFQKPDISPLFKLLASGFANLDGDKWAKHRKIVTPAFNVDKMKMLIPIFCQSCDDMISKLDKVVTSSNGPCDLDVWPFVQNVSSDVLARAGFGSSFEEGKRVFQLQKEMITLTMTLFKFAFIPGYRFLPTYTNRRMKAIDKEIRTSLMKIIDRRLKAIKAGEPTNNDLLGILLESNYKESEKASGGGGMSLREVIDEVKLFYLAGQEANAELLVWTLLLLAKNPEWQTKAREEAFQVFGNENPDYEKIGQLKIISMILQESLRLYPPVIMLSRFLRKDTKLGDLILPAGVELIVPVSMMHQEKEFWGDNAGEFNPERFSEGVSKATNGKVSYLPFGWGPRLCIGQNFGLLEAKIAVAMILRKFSLEFSSSYTHAPSFIITLQPEHGAHLILNKL from the exons atggaAACCATAGAAATATTATTATCATCACTAAGTTTGAAACCTGCGAAAGTTGCACTTATCACTGTGATTACAACAATTCTGATATGGTTTTTTTGGAGTGCACTAGATTGGATTTGGCTCACACCAAAAAGAATAGAGAAACGTCTCAAACAACAAGGTCTTAAAGGAAATTCATATCGACTCATGGTTGGAGATATTAGAGATATGGTGAAAATGATCAAAGAAGCTAAATCTAAACCTATGGATCCTTACTCTAATGATATCGCTCCTCGTGTTTTGCCTTTTGTTGTTCATACTATTGCTAAATACG GGAAGAGTTCATTTATGTGGCTTGGTCCAAGACCTAGGGTATTCATAATGGATCCagacaaaatcaaagaaatgaCTACTAAGGTATATGATTTTCAAAAACCAGATATCAGTCCACTATTCAAGCTTCTAGCATCAGGCTTTGCAAATTTAGATGGAGACAAATGGGCCAAACACAGAAAAATTGTCACCCCTGCATTCAATGTTGACAAAATGAAG ATGTTGATACCAATATTTTGTCAATCATGCGATGATATGATAAGCAAATTGGACAAAGTAGTAACTTCATCCAATGGGCCATGTGACTTAGATGTATGGCCTTTTGTCCAAAATGTTTCAAGTGATGTTCTAGCTCGTGCTGGCTTTGGAAGTAGCTTTGAAGAAGGAAAAAGAGTTTTTCAACTTCAAAAAGAAATGATTACTCTTACAATGACCCTTTTCAAGTTTGCCTTCATTCCAGGTTACAG GTTCTTGCCAACTTATACCAACAGAAGGATGAAAGCAATTGACAAAGAAATAAGAACATCACTAATGAAAATCATAGACAGAAGACTAAAAGCAATAAAGGCTGGGGAACCTACAAACAATGACTTATTAGGCATACTTTTGGAATCAAATTATAAGGAATCTGAAAAAGCTAGTGGTGGTGGAGGAATGAGTTTAAGAGAAGTAATTGATGAAGTTAAGCTATTTTATTTGGCTGGACAAGAAGCAAATGCTGAATTGCTTGTTTGGACTTTGTTGTTACTTGCCAAGAATCCTGAATGGCAAACTAAGGCTAGGgaagaagcttttcaagtttTTGGGAATGAAAATCCAGATTATGAAAAGATTGGTCAACTTAAAATT ATATCAATGATTCTCCAAGAAAGTTTAAGACTATATCCACCGGTTATCATGCTCTCTCGATTCCTTCGCAAAGACACAAAACTCGGAGACCTAATCCTACCCGCCGGAGTCGAACTCATAGTACCTGTATCAATGATGCACCAAGAAAAAGAATTTTGGGGTGACAATGCTGGAGAGTTCAATCCAGAGAGATTCTCTGAAGGAGTTTCAAAGGCAACAAATGGCAAAGTTTCTTACTTGCCATTTGGATGGGGTCCTAGACTTTGTATTGGTCAAAACTTTGGTTTATTAGAAGCTAAAATTGCTGTGGCTATGattcttagaaaattttctttggagTTTTCAAGTTCTTATACTCATGCTCCTTCCTTTATTATTACTCTTCAGCCTGAGCATGGTGCACATCTTATTTTGAATAAACTTTAG